CCCGTTATCTTATTACATTGGCGCAGGATGCCTGGTGCAAACGGTGTGGAACGAGCTTACCGGGCAGGCGCCGGGGTACGGAATCAGTGACATCGATATTATTTACTATGATGCGGCCGATTTGAGTTATGCTGCTGAGGATGCGATGGTTGCTAAGGGCAGGGAGCTTTTTAAGGATATTGCCATCCCGGTCGATCTCAAAAATCAGGCTCGGGTTCATCTGTGGTATCCGCAGAAATTTGGTTTGGAGATCAAGCCTTACACATCGCTGGAAGCTGCAATCGACAGCTGGCCGACTACTGTGACCTCGCTGGGAGCAAGGCTTGAGCTGAACGGTGACTGGCAGATTTACGCTCCATTTGGATTGAACGATCTATTTGACCTGATCCTGCGTCCGAATAAGGCACTGATCCGCGAGGAGATCTATGCAGCTAAGACACTCAAATGGAAATCGAAGTGGCCGGAGCTTAAGGTGGTTCCTTGGTAGATGCCCCATTCGTAATTGTATTTATCCATGCCAGGTGTTACGATCAGTAAAGAGATGCGAACAAAGGAGCCTTTACCCTATCATGTGGATTACTCTGTAAGGACAAATTGACGGGAAGCTTGCCGGCCATAGTGAGAATCACTAGGTTATTAGGCATGACTTGCGTTAGTCTTACAGGGTATGCAGGGCGAAGGGTTCATACACCGGCTGCGTGCGGATACCTGGGGGTATCCTTTTTTGTTGCCACCGGAAACAGCATCTCTATGTCCCTAATCTGCTATCCTCCAAAACATGAACGGGGGAATGACAGATGAAACAACAACTACAGCCAAAATTGATCTTAATCGAGGGCTTGCCCGGCTTCGGGAAGTCAACAACAGCGCAGCTGGTATATGAGATTCTTACGGAGATGGGGATTGAAACTCGACTTTTCCTTGAAGGGAATCTGGCGCATCCGGCGGATTACGAGGGAGTAGCCTGCCTTACACAAGCGGAATATGATGAGCTGTCTAGAACCTGCGGCGGGAATCCAGGGGAAGTATTAAGCGCGTACACTGCCAGTCAAAGCAACAATTATCTGCTCGAATACCGCAAACTAATGAACGAACAGGGGCCGTGTCTTTCCAAGGAATGGACCGATGCTCTGGCCCGGAAGGATATCTATGAATTGCCGCTGGATCAGCATAGAGAACTGATTACAGCCAAATGGCAGCAGTTTGCGGAGAAGGCGCTACGGGGGCCGGATACGTATGTGTTTGACTGCGCTTTTCTCCAGAATCCTGTAACCATGGGGATGATCAAGCACGGTGCAGCAGAAGAATACATGACAAGCTACATTCTGGAGCTGGAGGCCATCATCAAACGGTTGAATCCACTGCTGATTGTGGTCGAACAGGACGATCTGGAGTATGCTTTCCGCAAAGCGGTCCAGGAAAGAGCCCAAGAGTGGTCGGAAGGGTTCATCCAGTATTACACCACCCAAGGATATGGCTTAAGACAGGGGCACCAGGGCTTAGAAGGAACTGTGCAGGTTCTTAGGGGCAGAAGTAAACTGGAGGAACGTATCTACAACCTGCTAAGTATGCATAAAACTAAAGTAAACAACTCTGCGTATGACCTTCCAGCTTATAAGCGAGTTTTAGCGGAGAGGCTTAAGGCATACTTTTAGACACTAATGTCCCATTTGCTGCAAAATAAAAAAGGGGCTGTCCCGAAAGTGACAGCCCCTTTATTGTGGGGAATTATGTATGCGAAAAACAGCATACATTTTGCTGGCGCGCAGGTAATATCATCGATGGGAACAACGTTCTGTTGTGGAGCGTCTCCCTCTCCCAGGTGCTAACGCTAAATCTACTTCAGCATAAAGAGCTATCCCAAGCAGCCGTTTCATGGCTTCTGGGACAGCTCCTTTGCTAATCACCCGCAGGCTCAAGCCGCATGGATTCCGCAGGCAGGTGGCGGGCGAGCCAGTCCAGCACATCGGCGGTGACCTCATCCCGGTTGACCTCGTTCAGCATCTCATGCCGGCCGCCGGGGTACAGCTTAAGCTCCACGTCCTGCAGCCCCTGCTCCCGGTACAG
This region of Paenibacillus sp. FSL K6-1096 genomic DNA includes:
- a CDS encoding nucleotidyltransferase family protein, which encodes MNSCDEMYNRLTELFARDTLLMDIFKRAQGLAPLSYYIGAGCLVQTVWNELTGQAPGYGISDIDIIYYDAADLSYAAEDAMVAKGRELFKDIAIPVDLKNQARVHLWYPQKFGLEIKPYTSLEAAIDSWPTTVTSLGARLELNGDWQIYAPFGLNDLFDLILRPNKALIREEIYAAKTLKWKSKWPELKVVPW